A segment of the Psilocybe cubensis strain MGC-MH-2018 chromosome 5, whole genome shotgun sequence genome:
GAGGGCAGAAAGCCACAGAAAGCCCGATCCATCGTTTTTGCGAATATCGAATGTCTTTGGCTCACATGAAGGTTATTACTTACCCTCTGCGACATATACAACAGCGTTGTGTGTGTGCGTCGCGATTTAATTTCCACATACCAACACTATCCATCATCGATCCGCTGTGAGCTTACACCCAACACTTGTGCCACACTTTATAGCTCACCGACTTATCCACCTCCACGCAGCACACGAACCGGTCGTTCTGCAGTTCTCCATCCGTTCCGCATGGTGACCCCTATTTTCCGAGGTCAGCGCCCCATCAAGGTGTACTAATGACCGGTTGTCGAGAACCAGATCGAGCGCATTGTAACCATGGAGCAGTTGGAAAGTTACATCCTCGGTGGCGCTGCCTCGGGCCTAGGGAAGAAAGATGGGTAGTCAGGCACATAAATGGGGGAGTGAGTGGGGAGTGAGTGGCGGGGTGAACGCGAGCTTGAGGGTATTGTGTTCGCGTTAATTTCACTGACATGGTTgtggagagagagagggcgGTATGTATTGTCAAGGTCTATATTTTTGGAGGGCGAGATCAGGGAGGATGAGAGGGCTGTGCCAGATAACTTAACTTACCAGTACTGATATAACCGCAAATTCAACCAAGCAGGTGAAGCGTTGCTTGGCGTCCATGTCGTGTTTGATGTTGTACTCCTTCATCTCCCATAATCATGAACGAGGTGGCATATAACGCGCGAATTTCGGTATAAATCTATATCGAGAATAGCATAAAGAGCTTGAGACAGCGTAACTAGAAATTTCCACTGCACTGGAGAGCAGACACTTGTCATCAGATACAACGCATACAGCACACCAAATGTCTTATATATGTATATGGCCCTGGTGTAGCTGCAGTGGCGTCGATGTTGAGTGTGTGCCAGAGCAGAGGTAAGTCGGAAAAATAAGGGTCATAGCGATAGCGAGGTGGTGTGAGAGGGGTCGCAGGTCTCCTCGAGAGTCTGCTCTGTGCCAAAgcgaaaaagaaaggaaggaaaaaaACGAGGCACTCACCTAgctgctcctgctccacCATTCCTCAACCTGTATAACCCTCGTCCCCACCAGCTGGTCGCACGTTTCTGATGTTCTGCAATTTTTTCGTTGTGGTTCGAGTGGCTGGGGAAGAGATTCcgatggtggtggaggacAAGTATCGCGTTGATTGTCCTTGCTATTGTCAAGgtcattcaaactccgctttgACTCCTGACCTCAGACCCACGCACCGCAAGGTGACCTTGCTACCCCTCTCAACTGTTTGCTCAAGAAAGTATGCATGTCAGCACAAATATTTCTGCCACGTAAAGTCAGTAATGAAATGGGCTGCTGTAGAACTGGAGATTTCGGACACGTAATGGGGACTCGGAAGAAGGCGCGATACTTGGGCTGGTGAACGTATTACTTAAAGACTCTTGCCTTGCTTTGTCACACCACTTATCAACATGGGTAACATGTCATGAAACTGATAAACGTCTTTTTTCAGTTTTGTAGCAGTAGGTTACTTGTTTATTGCGGGTATTCAGAATCCAGATTTAAGCGACACACCGGCGCAGCAGCACAGAAGCCGGTCAGATAGTATTTGGAGATGGCGAGGCGGACTGGACCGGGGGATATACGAGACGACGAGGTTTGTGGATTTATTTTGGGATGTGCTGTGTTGTAAGCATGTGGGATGACACACGAGTAGAGTCTACAGCGAGTGTGGAGCGCAAGATTAGGGGGGGAGGGTAATTCTTGCCTGTGAAACAGTTTTAGGCTGCATATATATGTTTTCAAAAGTCGTTCATGAGGTGTTATTCCGTGAAACGATACAGGCGCTGTTTTCTTGCTCTATTGTATAAAGACATTCTTAGGATCTCACTATATTACGGGTTTGCAGAAGATTACACCCAATTGACGTTGTAAACTCCAACAACCAAATCCCCATTCCCAAATGCTGCATCGGCGCCTACAACGGATTAAGTATCAGCCCAAACTATAGAAGGATTTTGTAGAAGCAACGTACCACCAACTCTTCCACTCCCATCCACACAGTTCGTGAATATCCACTGGACAGCGTACGATACGTCCACGCAAGGCGAAGATGCCGCGCCGGCCGTTTGGTGGAGGTTCGACCCGCCGATAGACGCGTCGCCTGCGGTGCAGAATACGACGTTGTCCCCTGGAACGGTGCATGCATTGTTGGGGATGCTCGCGAGGTAATTGTAGCATGCTATGGTGTTGGAGATGTCTGCTGTAGTAAAAGTGAAGCTGTTTGTGGTGACATTAGTTATTGATTCGATAGTACTTTTGTCATAATGTACCATTCGGCGTCAAAGTTTGCGCTGCGTGCATTGAGAGACGAGTTGAATGGGGGCTTCATTGTGTAGAGATCCTTTGATGTGAGGTTGAGGGACTCTAGGGTAGGGAACCCCGGTCCTGGAATGACATCTGGATAGATGGTTGGACTAGACTGGACGAAGGTAATGGTAGTGGCCACAAGGGAGAAGACAGTGGTAAAGGCAAACATATTGGAATACTGGTGACTCAATGTAGGCCGTTATTTGAGCTTATATGCACGCATAAGCTGCCCGCCATGAACGCATGTTGGTCATGGAAGTATAGCTAACGAAAGGTCTCAACTCAATGTGTATGAGGCGTACGGTTTCAGCGAGATATGATCCATTATCATCGAACGTTAGGATGCTCATTTGATTTGTCAACAGTTCAAAATTTGTgccgatgaagatgatatcAAAGTTCCTTTCACACTATGACAACATTTTGTTTATGAGGAACTCACAAGCTAGAGTTGTCAATGTTAGTCATATTTCCCCTCATCGTAAACCAAACAAAGTAAACAATCTCAACGCAAAAATCTCCAGTCATTTATTTGACATCAGGTGCCGAAAACAACTCTTTCTACCTTGTATAGCGAGATTTCTCCGAGGTATGTTATTTATATAAAAGAAGTCAACAGGCACAGATGAAAATAAGCGCGATTACTCTGTGTAGCGAGTGTATTGTTTTTATCTCAACCTAATACTATGATACGTTATGGTATTTTCTGACCAGAATATCAAGAACTATTGCATTGTGAGATGTATCCGGAATAAATGGCCAATACGGAATCATCGATTAACCTTGATACTTCAATCAATACCTAATCGACTCACAATGCACAAGGAATTTGCTCACACTCTATGTTGACCCCGGCACTTACGGAAATGGGTGATACTTGAACATCGCTCCCTTGACTTCCGGAGGAGTCTCCTCGAGAACATTATTAGACTAGGAAAACCGGTATTCTATCCGATAAGAAACATTGCTTTATTGCAGCGAAGGGCCAGGTGGCGGAAGAATAGGGATGTGATATCACAGTGCTTCGGCGGCGTGAGGGAAGCGTAACAAGTCTTGGAAAGGGTACGACAAGTTAATTTAGGGTTGCAATGGGTAGAGGTGGTGATATACTCTGCAGAGAGGGAAAGAGCAGGAATACAAATCATAGGAGACTCACTTGGCTGACGCACACGCGCGCATATCCAGCTCCTCTACCCACATAGTTGCCCCGCTCCTCGATAGTACCCAACACATCTGCATCAACACCCCACGCGCCAACGATAACGAAGCATGTATAAGCGCCGATATCGAGTCTCGTGAGACTTTAACGCCTGGCATTGCCCTCTTGATCTCGCCCATGTTTGATGCCTATAGCTACACAAGTCATAGTCACAGTTAAAATTAGCACTCGAAATCGAAACTTTACATTTCGAGAGTATCCAACATGTATTCCACTTTCTTTCCACTACCGTCTTGATTTGGATGTTCGCTGTATGTGGGGTAATACCAGATTCGACGTGTGCTATGTCCCCTGAGTAAAGGCGAGACGCCAAGAAATGGTTGATAAGCCACATATCTTATTAATGAATAACACCCAATATCACAATTAGTCAGTGCTATCCCACCCAACACGCACCACCGACGCACCCGTAAAACGACTTAAGCGACCGTTTATGTGCTTAGCAATGCGATAAGCCATCCTTAACATTCGCTATCTCGACATAACTGTGCATTTTGTGATGCATTATCGGTTAGCAATTGTGGCATTTTTCGGGATTACGAAAAATGACGAATTGATTATAGGCGCCGTGCGGGAATAGGAATGGGTGGGATTGATGGACACTGGTTCAGATGCATAGGATGCCCGAATTCATAGGGAAATGGATGGAGGGAATGATTATTGGTAAATACAACTGTGGTGACCAGAATAGGGAATAGCTGCACCGTGCACAGACGAAATGAAAGTAAAGTATTTACTAAACGAAGCGCGCCTAGAAGCATAGCTCGAACTctagctttgcttgattggACACGCCTAGTATCCAATTTCACAACACGGGAGTTGTACCTTACAGACGTCGTGGTTACATGTCCCTGAACACAAGATGTGGATTAATCATCCGTGTCTTCTTGTTGTCCAATAACGGTATCAATATGACACAACTGTGGACTAGAACATACAGAACATACAAGGTTCGTTGGCGCGTATAAATACAGGTCAAATCCAAGCAGTTGACACATATCCAAATTCCTCACCCGCAGTTTTCGAATCCCAACCCAATCAATTCAACATGGTTCTCACTCTAGTTGGCAGCACATCCTCCACTTGCTCTCTGCGCGTTGCGATGGTTCTCCACGAGAAGAAAGTCCCCTTCGAGTTCATACCCATCGACCTGGCCAAGGGCGAACACAAAGCACCCCCGTACATGGAAAAGCAGCCCTTCGGCGTCGTCCCATACATCGTACGCACGCATATAACACCAACTAAATTGACTTCTCACTCTCACACTCACCGTGCACCAACAGGACGACGACGGGTTCATTTTGTATGAAAGCCGTGCGATCTGTCATTACATCGCATCCAAGTACGCCGGACAAGGCAACGATACGTTGATCCCGTCCTCTGATCTCAAAGCCATCGCGCTGTTCCATCAAGCCGCGTCCACCGAGCTCTGCCacttcaacgactttgcaGAGAAGATCGTCGTCGAGAGGGTCTTCAAGCCGTTCGTGCAGCCATTCATTGATCAATATCCAATTTAATTTCCCAGTGCTAATGAACAATTATGCAGGATGAATGGACTCGCTACGGACGAAGAGCACGTCAAGCGCCTTCTTGCGACGTTGGAGTACAAGCTCGATGCGTATGACAAGATCCTGGGAAAGCAAAAGTATCTTGCTGGAAATGTACGTATAGTCCTTACCTCAACCGTGTGTTTTCTGGTTCTGATGGATACTACAGACATTCACCTTGGCGGATTTATTCCACATTCCGTATGGCGCCCTCCTTCCTGTTGCAGGCGCCCCTGCTCTTGATCTTGACAAGAGGCCCAATGTTGCTAGGTGAGATCCGGAAACACTGTTAACGTATTAGCAAAACCCAATGATAAATTAAAATAGGTGGTGGAAGGATATCACCTCCCGCCCTACCTGGAACGCGGTCAAGGACGGTGTTAAAGCACACACCGGCGCTTATTAATCTTTCTCTGATGGTATCTTCTCCTCTTGGAGGAAGTCTGCGTACTTTCAGATGTAGATTATTTTCCCCTTGTGGCTACATATCAGTTGAACGCTCATGAAATAGAATAGCTTACGTTATAATTCAAGACGTCAATAGGACTCAAAGAAATGTTCTTTGGAATCAAAATTTGTCTAACATCAAGAAGGTAGTGATGATGAGAACGTGGATTATTGCAACAACGAGCAATCGTTAAGAATAAATATCCAGCGTGTAATAGCCCTGTCCCACACAAGATGAGCAGCATATAGCGGATATGTGAACGTAGTACGGCGCTTGACGCACCTTCTCCGGGTCAAGCGTCATATTGTAACAGGACAAGCGAGAAATGATGCTGGTGATTTTCGGTATATGGTTCAGCTTGGATAAATACTTGGATATTGCGATGCATGAAAAATGCGataacaatgtcagtgcTAGTGTCTTCGAGCGGACATTGAAGGTCTTTGGCTCAGAATCTGAGCCTAGATGCGCGCTTTTCCTGTGCACCGCCATTTAATTATCCACATTCCTGAGCGTGTATGTAGATTAGGAGACTATCTCAAGCGATATATTCGAAggtttttttaaaatctgTTTCTAATAGAAACCATATTCATTTTTGTCTCACACTCGGTGCAACTTGCCGATCATGCCGTGACCAGATTGATACAAATTAAAGAGATGTAGCGATAAGATAAATAATGCTTTGTCTGACGACCATCCAACATCGATCCCTTGGGCCCCACTCCCCATCGCTTTGAACTATGCCCTACAAGGTACAAATAACTGGGAGGGAATAAGGTGCGCAAATTAGTTTGTTTGTTGTTGACACCTATGATTATAGTGCTTACTTTTCTATTCATTAATCAAGTCGGGTCTTATTCCTGGATAGACCACCCTGCCATAGGTGTCTATACGAAATTTTTGGACAGCGAAGTTCCCCCCTCGCTTAGCGCCCCCTTTCTGCACGCGCAGCTTTCTTTTACCGCTGAcatatggctgtccgtttgcacatttaataccaatcattaatctttttgtcccatacatataaaGGACATTTTTACACAATGCCGATTATATATATTGGTGTCCCGATCACAGAGAACTAGCTTCCGAAGATAGAGGAAATCATCCCAATCATTGTATTTACAGGACCTTCAGCTTTAATGAAAGGTACGGACATATATGCATCTATCCCCTACATAGGAAATCTTATACCATACTTTGAAACCACCTCCCCATATATCTAACATTTTTTCCGAAGATATACAGTCGTTGAGATGACCATCGTGCGTGCCGTCACTGCCGAATCCGTGTGGGAATTATGTTGGTACCCCGCTTTGGGGTGGATAGCTACTCGTGGAGCAGCTAGGCGAGTGTTTTAAGTTCACAATATGGATTTAAAATTTCACgattgacaaaaaaaaacaccaaacCTGTGCGTATAGCTGACACTAAATAGGTTGACTACCTATAACCTCATTTTCAGGTGTATTTAACCTTAACCAAGCTTAACACATCCGCTACTAGCTGTCATCACAGCGCTTGGCTCAGAAAAGACACGAAATAATGCTGTATTCAGCTTACATTGTAGCATTCACAATTGGTTAGTATTTGAAACTTTGTCAGTGCTTACTCTGCCAGTGTCAAGGTGAAAAAACAGCAATGTGCTGTGATTCGTCTGGCTGATTGCCGATATTTGCCGAATTCGCACGAAGGCAAGCTTGCCTCGGCATAAAAAAATGCCGAAAATCGCctgtatatcttcgggaCGACGACAGGTAAAATCTAAGATTGCCGGAACCAGTAGATATATGTGGGGGAGCAAAAAATGTATGAAAGGGCATGAGTTTTCTATGTAAGGGattctaatatatatatgtggGCTCCAAAACaatatgtatggtactcaaagTTGTACCTAAGGTTACAATATACAAATGTGTGGATATGGGATCTTTAtgattggaagccatttttcTATCTTCGGACACCATAAGATATACTTATCGGAAGACTTAGTCCAAGACTTCTAagtatgggacaaaaagattaatgattggtattaaatgtgcaaacggacagccataaaTCATGGGGAAATGCTATCTCAAGTGAAGAAACTGTATGAGTTTAATCTTGCCACGCTCACAGTTGACTATCGAGGGTTAGTTCTGAATTCACGGcacatacacacacatatatatatatatatataaactGATGATGGATATGTAGCTACGGACATAGCGAAGGCGTACCGTCTGAAAATGGTGAGTTGCACTCGACGGTTTCTACCTGATTTTATTCAACTCAATCCACTTTTCAGGTATCCGCCTCGACGCTCAGGCCGCCATAGACTATGTAAAGAACCACCACATCCTGTGCAAACTCCCAATCGTACGTCAATGGTCTGAGAATATAGGCGCTCATAGTAAGCTTTCCACGCGTCCTCAGATTCTATTCGGTCACGGTCTGGGTGGGGCTGTAGCTATCTATACTGCAAGTAAAAACCCAAACACGGTGCGTAATCAAGCATGATTTGTGATTATGCATTCTGTCTCAACCGAAATCTATCTCCAGGTATCCGCTGTAATAGTTGAAAATACCTATACATCAATTCCAGATCTCCTCAAAAGCATGCCTGTCATCCGCTATTTCTCCTGGATGTCTACACAGAAATGGAGGTCATCAACCGCATTATCCCGTCTTCCTACATCATTGCCCATTTTGATTCTGAGCGGGCGTATGGATGAGTACATACCGTACACGTACATGGAGAAACTGTGGAAAATAGCGATGAATAGAGGTCGTTCGGAAAGCAAAAATAGTGTACCAAATGAAGAATATAGACCTCCTATGAACGACATGTTTCGGGTCTTTCCTGATGGAATGCACTGTGAGTGGACTTCGCACATTGCTTCACTATTTTTCTCTCATTGTGCGCCACTGGTAGATTATACGTCCCACGAACCCTACTATTGGGAGACCGTTTTTGAATTTCTTGACCCTTTAATTCGTATTTCTCATACAGAAACGTAGAAAatttttgctttgttttCATTTACTCGCAAAACATTTCAACCAACATTTTCATTCTATTTATCGCGTTGCTAATTCTATTTGCTCGTGTGGATATTTTGTACACGtatatggctgtccgtttgcacatttaataccaatctataaactttttgtcccatacataGAAGTCTCAATTCTACACAATTCCATATACACACTCTGATGTCCCGGATATAGAAAGATGGTTTCCGAACATATAAATCCAGTATCCATACATTCATAGGTTGCACCCTCAGATACAACTTTGaataccatacatatagttttggtgcccacatatacaaattacaatcccttacatagagAAAACACTCCATTTTATACATATTTTGTTGTCTTACTTATATCTGAAGGTTCCCCGTATGATTattcttacctttcttcatcccgaagatatacagtcatttttcggcattctgtCTATGCCGTGCATGCCTAGGCATCGTGAGAATCGGCAAATCTCGGCAAATGTGGACACAAATTACAGTTCATTGCCTGTATGCCTATCAACACACGCTGATTGAACATTAAAGAGATGCACATTTATCCAATTAATCAGTAAATATATTCCTGTGTAGGCTGATTACAGAAGTAGCTTGTCTTCATAGTTTGAGACGAGTGCTTTGACCAGCCCAGTCGCCGTGCTAAGGCTTAAAAAGGCCTAAGTTGAGGTTGCagacagaaaattgcattGGAGTAGTCTATATACAGTCTTATGTGACTTAATGTACGAGTGTTTATGCTCATGATTAATTTTATAATCTTGTAATGACTGTCCTACTTTCTTCACAAGTAGCAAGCCACTGCAAGCGGGACGAAAATCGAGTTCCCACGCCTCTACGGCACGGACGGCACAAATAATATTCATCTGGACaactctatatcttcggacCAAAGTTGAGGTACATGCGGAGAGGGTCACAGACTATGGTACTGAGTTTTTTATGTATGGATAGCATACCCTTATGTGTGCagctcccattcaaactTAAGGGCATGCAAATACAATGACCGGGATAATTTCTTGTATGCTCGGAAATTATCTCTCTATAACCGGGACACCAAGGTATGTAGTTGGGTTCAAGAAAAATTGTAatttatatgtatggggaaagaagtttatactttggtattaaatgtgcaaacggacagccatacaCGTATGCCAGTAGATTACTGCTGTTTTCTCAGACTATTACCAGCAGAGTCTGATCTCATTATCCTGTGTACCACCAAATAAATTACAACGGACATCGCTGATATTCTGATTTTACGCTATATCTATGGTCAATATGTAGCTTTTACTCATGCATTATTGTGTAGCATATGCCCTTCTTGGATATTTACCACTATTCATGCATTTCTGACCCTTCAGATGCACGAATACACACAAGGATGCTctatttcattcttttcacGATTCATAGTGTTTGCACAGTGCCAGAGATATCTGAAATGGTGCACAAGCTGTACTACGAAAATGTTTAGTCGCTCAAATGGCCAAATTCGACTGCAACGATGATGCTCAAGCTCAAGGTCTGTGTGCTACATTTTAGTAACATTTCTCGTTCATCAATAAACTCAATTCCAAAGTAACTACAAGTAGAGTCCCTGAGTGGCACGTGTCGAAGAGAGCCTTGAATCCAAAAATTGCAATTTTATCTTCATAATGCACTTGAAGTTTGTACGGCGTACACCATCCGCATAGACTTACACAGTGACCGGCTCAGATGCAAAGGGTAGACCCGAGGTATCCACCATCGCCACTGCTCTCAAAATTACCCACGTCGAACGTCGAACACGCGTCAACGCAGAAGGAGTAGTGATCTATCGGACATGAAGAGCATGCAGGCTTCTTGGACCTTACAAAGAATGCGCTAAAACACCGCcaaaaacaacaaatcacaaagaaaagacagTCGAAGTTGTGAATGAAGCAACAGATCAGGCCAGTGATAGTCACTTTGAGAAGGTAGGGGTGACCTGTGTGGGAATGGACATGGCGAGGAGGGCGGGGCCCAAAATGCAAGAGGTGGCGAGGACGAGTGAGTGTCGAGAAAACTCACATCTTCTTTGATATCCGAATGAGTGCTTGATGTAATGCGGCGTGGTTGCGATTTTTGCAGAGGATACAATCTACAACCAATATTATTTTATATATACTTTTTCCACATTGTATTTGTTGGAACAAAGATTAAATCATCCGCGAACATTGAAAATCAACAGAAAGCTCCAACACACCGCTCCTTCTATGTGCCTAAGATCATTTATTCAAGGTAGCTGTTTTCAAGCAGTGCTTGCGAATAATAGAGGCCGTGAAGCTTGCCGATCATGCCGTGACCAAACAGATACAAGCTGAAGAGATGTAGCGATAAGATAAATACATATCTGACGATTCCTTCCAACAGTAGTCCCCGTCCCAACCGCTTTTCACCATTCCCGACGAATTACAGATGCTGCGGGCTGATAAGGTGcgattattttttttgtttgtagATCTGTGATTGGAGTGCTTACTTTTCCGTCCACAGATCAGGCCTCATTCCTCTATACACCACATTTCCATGCTTGTCTATACGCACTATGCGTTCCGCCCGTTTCCCTCCTCTCTTAGCGCCCCTGTTGTACGAGCGGGGCCCTCTTTTCTTTATTAAGCTGACAGGATGAATAAACAAGTCAAATCCAAACACTGGGTATGTCCTTTTTCACAAACACTCACCTTCTACTTCCTTGCTCCGTTTGGGGCTCGGATCTGCAACTGTTTGCTTCAGTCCCACAGAATTCGAGAGATGGGAAATCAGAATTTACCTTCGAGCATTGCCTGATGATCCAGTATTCCTGGTAAATGTTGGCTCGACGGGCGCGAACCCGGAGCCATGTGGCTCGTTGTGCTCTTTGTGCTCCAACGTAGAATTTTGATTTCGTGTCTCTCCAAAAGAAGGACTCGGCATAGTTGAGTTGTATTGATAATTTTGCGCCCCTCCCAAGTGCCTCAGACCCTCCTCCCCGTGGTATGACAATGGGTGAGGCTGGTTCCGAACGACCATGTATGGAGGATACCTGTGACGAGGCATGTCAGTTTGCTGTCTTGATGGGCCAGCAAACAGGTCTCTCGGAAAAGTAGACCTCTgcggaggatgaggacgacgTTCGGTCCCGTGTTCCGTTTCAAAAGTATTAACCGGCGTCTGAACTAAGTCGCTCCTGGACACGGATGATTGACCGTACACATGGTGTCCAAAATCTGAGTACATTGAATTGGGAGCTTTTGCAATTGAGCTGCGCATAGGCCTTGCAGCCGGCGTGTCATAGAATGGTGCGCTCGAAACGTCCCCCACAGTAGCGACCAGATTGTCATTTAGAAATGAAAAGTCTAAGTCGGTGTCCCATAGCTGTGCTGAATGTTGGGAGGGGTACGGAGCCAGCAATGATGCGGCTTGTGCCATTGCTTGGGAAGGATCATTTAAGGTGGCATCGCCGAGATTCAGTGGACCTTCATTCAGGTCATCGATACCACCCTGGGGGTGGGGAATGGAATTGACTTGCTGTGTACCTTGCTCTGAAGAATTTTGTTAACACAGGCTACGTGGAAAGGTATAGCATTTCGTACCAGGCATAAGATATTGGTGAAACAGAGAGGGGAGTAAGAGATCCTCCACGCTTCCTTCAAAATTGTTGATTGCATTTGGACGTTCATGGTAGCTATCTATTCCCCCAATACTATCAGCTTTAGACTAAAGTTTTTGTAGCCGTGATTACGATCTCACCAGTAACATTGAAATCGAATGGTTCAGACCCGCTCTGACTGAGCGAGATGCTcgaaaaattgaagaagttgTACTGAGACATTGGTTGAGAGGCAGCGAGGGGCTCTGATTCAAAAATTGGGAATGGGTCAAGGTGAGAAATTTCGAGGAAAACAATGGATGGTCAGATCTTTATAACATGAGAAAAAACCCTGAACACGCCTTCTTCGAGTCATCCCTCAGCGCCGGCTTTTCGCTGTGGGAAACAATACCATCGGAATCTTTTAATTACGCTTCTTAGCTGTCTCTCTCATCAAATCAGATGAGACGACAGTAAGTATGCCAGACAAAGTGACCTCAAGGTACAGACACTTACTGAAGGCTCAGATCATCACTGCTCTGAACAGTGTTATTTACCTCCAGGCTAAGTTGCGCAACGATCGAGTATTGAGCATGCGGCAGCCGTGATGTGTACTACACCGGGTAGATCACAATGGATAAACAACACACAATACTTGaatagttttttttttcccacTGAATCCATACCCTGAAAGCTGTACGTCCAGTTTGATCACACGAAGTCTCCCATTTTCCTAACCGAAATTTAAAGCAAATCCTCTCAATGAATTAGGAGATACTCTAGTGGTGCGTGAAGTCTACTTAAATTTTACCACAATTTGACCAAAATTTATGGCTCACATTGTATCGACC
Coding sequences within it:
- a CDS encoding Glutathione S-transferase (Glutathione S-transferase PM239X14), encoding MVLTLVGSTSSTCSLRVAMVLHEKKVPFEFIPIDLAKGEHKAPPYMEKQPFGVVPYIDDDGFILYESRAICHYIASKYAGQGNDTLIPSSDLKAIALFHQAASTELCHFNDFAEKIVVERVFKPMNGLATDEEHVKRLLATLEYKLDAYDKILGKQKYLAGNTFTLADLFHIPYGALLPVAGAPALDLDKRPNVARWWKDITSRPTWNAVKDGVKAHTGAY
- a CDS encoding Protein ABHD13, with the protein product MLSQVKKLYEFNLATLTVDYRGYGHSEGVPSENGIRLDAQAAIDYVKNHHILCKLPIILFGHGLGGAVAIYTASKNPNTVSAVIVENTYTSIPDLLKSMPVIRYFSWMSTQKWRSSTALSRLPTSLPILILSGRMDEYIPYTYMEKLWKIAMNRGRSESKNSVPNEEYRPPMNDMFRVFPDGMHYYTSHEPYYWETVFEFLDPLIRISHTET